Genomic segment of Myxococcus stipitatus:
GCATCCCCCAAGAGCAATCCGGTGGCGAATATACCTTGCGCGTCACCAGCGCCTTCCACGTCATGCCCATCGTCGAGCGGAAGTTCGACGTGCGCGCCTACCGGGCCCCCCGGCTCAAGTCGCAGATTGAGTTCCTCCGGGACGGCTACGGCCCCGGCGACACCGTCTCCGCCACGCTCGACGTGAAGCGCGCCGAAGGCGGCGTGCCCGAGGGCGCCAAGGTGTCCGCCAACGCGCTCGTCGACGGCGCCACCGTGGCGCAGGTCTCCTGTGTCGTGGATGCCCAGGGCCTCTGCCCCGTGCGCTTCACCCTGCCCGCCCGCATCGAGCGCGGCGAGGGAACCCTGGCCTTCACCATCCAGGACGGCGGCGTGGTGGAGACCGCCGCCAAGACGATTCCCATCCTCCTCCAGACGCTGGACCTGGCGTTCTACCCGGAGGGGGGAGACCTGGTGGCCGGTGTCCCCTCGCGCGTCTACTTCGAGGCGCGCACGCCCGCGCAGAAGCCCGCGGACCTGACGGGGACCGTCATCGACGTGGAGACGGGCATGCCCGTGCTGGCCGTGCGCTCGGAGCACGAGGGCCGGGGCCGCTTCGCGCTCACCCCTCGCGCGGGGGCGCGGTATGCGCTGCGCATCACCGCTCCGGCCGGAATCCGGAAGACCTTCCCGCTGCCCGAGGTGAAGTCGGAGGGCGCCGTGCTCCGCTCGATGCAGGACGTGGTGCCCATGGGGCAGCACGTGAAGCTCGCGCTCGGCACCACGAACCTGAGCCGCGTGACGGTGACGCTGAGCCAGCGCGACGTCCGCATCGCCTCGGCGGTGGTGGACCCGCGTGAGTATCACTCCGTCATCCTGGACCCGGGCGACGCGGATGGCGTGCTCATCGCCACGGCGTGGGACTCGGACGGGAGGCCGCTCGCGGAGCGGCTCGTGTTCCGCCAGCCGACGAAGGACCTCGAGGTCTCGCTGACGACGAACCGCGACCGCACCGTGCCGGGCGCGAAGGTGGAGCTCACCGCGAAGACCACGCGCGACGGCAAGCCGGTCTCCGCGCTGGTGATGCTCTCCGTCACGGACGACGCGATGCTCCAGCTGAAGGAGAAGCGCGAGCAGGCCCCGGAGCTCCCGGTGATGGTGCTGCTGGAGCCCGAGGTGAAGGAGCTGGCCGACGCGCAGCTCTACCTGGACAAGAAGAACCCCAAGTCCTCCCTCGCGGTGGACCTGCTGCTCGGTACACAGGGATGGAGGCGCTTCGCCTTCGCCAAGCCCACCGAGTTCCTCGCGCGCGGCGGGGACGTGGTCGACCGCATCCTGCTGATGAGCACGACGCCGCTTCCGCCGCTCCCCGCGCCGGCGCTGCCGGTCGATGCCATCGCGGGACGCCAGGCGGCTCCGGCCCAGGCCCAGCCTCCCGCGGACCAGCCCATGCTCCAGGAGGAGCGCAAGGAGCTGGAAGACGGGGCCAGCCTCGCCTTCAACGCGCCCATGCCGATGGTTCGGGCGCCACGCCCTCCCGCCGCCGTCGCGAAGAAGGCGGCCATGGAGCCCGCGTTCGCCCCCATCGAAGAGGCACGTGCCCGCGCGGACGTGGTCGCGCCGATGGGCGCCGAGGCCCCCATCGCCAGGGTCTCCACCCCGATGGTCCGCGAGTACGCCCACCTGGCCCGCCCCAGGCGCAAGCCGCAGGACCGGGTGGACTTCGCGGAGACGCTCTACTGGAACGCCGGCGTGCGCACCGACGCGCGCACGGGTGAGGTCCGCGTGAGCTTCGCCACCAGCGACTCCGTGACGACATTCAAGGCCTTCGCCGGAGCGGTGGGCGCGGACGGCGCGCTGGGCTCGGCCGTGAAGGAGCTGGAGTCGGTGCAGCCGTTCTACGCGGAGCCCAAGCTGCCGCTCGAAGTCACCTCGGGAGACGTGGTGCAGCTCCCCGTGGCCCTGGTGAACGGGACGGACGCCACGCTGACGGATGCGCAGGTGAGGGCGGAGGTCCAGGGGGATGTGAAGTTCACGGGTGGCGGAGCCATGAGCCTGCACGCCCGTGAGCGCGGGCGTCAGCTCCTCTCGCTGAGCATCGGCCAGGAGTCGCGGCCGGTGGAGGTGAAGCTCATCGCCAGCGCCAGCAACTACTCGGACACCGTCACGCGCACGCTGGCCATCAAGCCCCTGGGCTTCCCCGCGAAGACCTCGTTCGGCGGCATGGTGTCCCCCCAGCGGCCCGCGGTGCACACCGTCGTCCTCCCCGAGCAGGTGGTGCCCGGCAGCATTCGCGCCTCCATCGTCGTGTACCCCAGCCCGCTGGCCAACATGACGGAGGGCCTGGCGCGGCTCATCCAGGAGCCGGGCGGCTGCTTCGAGCAGACGAGCTCCACCACGTACCCGATGACGATGGCGCAGCAGTACTTCCTGTCGCACGGCGGCGTCAGCCCGGACCTGGTGTCCTCCGCGCGCGAGAAGCTGGACCGGGGCCATGACCGGCTCGTGAGCTTCGAGACGAAGGAGCGCGGCTACGAGTGGTTCGGCGAGGCCCCCGGCCACGAGGCGCTGACCGCCTTCGGCCTGCTCCACTTCACGGACATGAAGCAGGTGCGCACGGTGAACGAGGCGATGATGGAGCGCACCCGGGGCTGGCTGATGGGGCAGCGCGACGGCAAGGGCGGCTTCAATCGCAAGCGCCGCGCGCTGCACGTCTGGCTGGAGGACGCGGACACCTCCAACGCGTACATCGTCTGGGCGCTGCTGGAGAGCGCGGCGTCTCGCGCGGAGGTGGCGCGGGAGCTCGCGAAGGAGATTGCCTCCGTGAAGAAGTCCGCGGACACCAGCTCCAACAGCTACGTCGTCGCGCTGGCGGCCAACGTGCTGTCCCTCGCGGGGGATGGCGAGGGCGCGCGGGCGCTGATGTCCCGGCTCGCGAAGCTCCAGAACTCACGCGGCGAGGTGGAGGGCGGCACGCAGTCCATCGTCGGCAGCTCGGGCGACACGCTGCGCATCGAGACCACCGCCCTGGCGGCGCTGGCCTGGCTGCGCGAGCCGGAGCAGTACATGAGCCATGTGGTGCGGACGCTGAAGTACCTCGCGGAGTCCAACGACGGTGGCCGCTACGGCGCGACGCAGAGCACGGTGCTCGCGCTGCGCGTCATCAACACCTATGACCAGGCCCACGGCAAGAAGCTCCCGCCCGGGCAGGTGTACCTCTACGTGGAGGGACGTCCGGTCGGCGAGCCCGTGCGCTTCGATGGCTCGACGCGCGAGGCCCTCAAGCTCGCGGACGTGAGCGGGCTGCTGGGGCCGGGGGGCCGCAAGGTGGAGCTGCGCATGGAGGGCGGCGAGGCGCTGTCCTACTCGATGGAGGTCACCTACACCGCGGTGCTCCCGCGGAGCTCCCAGGACACGCCCGTGGCGCTCGAGGTGGCGATGGCGAAGCGCGAGCTCGTCGAGGGCGAGCCCACCGAGGCGCGCGTCATGGTCGCCAATCGCACGGGCCAGCACCTTCCCACCGCGGTGGCCATCTTCGGCGTGCCCGGCGGCATGGACGTGCGGCATGACCAGCTCAAGGAGCTGGTGAAGCGCAAGGTCGTGGATGCGTACGAGGTGCTGGGGCGCGACGTCGTCCTGTACTGGCGGGGCCTGGAGCCTCGCAAGCGCATCGACGTGCCGCTGTCCCTGGTGGCGACGGTGCCCGGCACGTACACCGGGCCCGCGAGCCGCGCATACCTCTACTACACGGACGAGCACAAGGTCTGGAGCGAGGGCGTGAAGGTCTCCATCAGCCCCAAGTCCTGAGCCGTGCTCCTCCTTCCAGGGACCGCCGTGACGTCAGGGTCCCTGGAAGCGCTTCGCGCGGAAGGTGAGCACCAGGGTGTCCCGGTGCCCCGTGCCCTCCAGCGGTTGGATGGGCGTGCTCTCGTGGATGACACGCTCGTCGTCGAGCAGCAGCGCGGACCAGGGCTCCGTCAGGGTGAAGCGGATGCCGTTGGGGCCGTCGGCCTCGAAGACGCGCGTCTCTCCGCCCTTGATGCCCTGGCGGCCGATGAGCAGCACCGCGACCAGGTCCACGCCGTCGCGGTGCGCGCCCTCGGGCGTGGGGCGGCCGATGCCGTCCGTCGTGTCGATGCGGAACTGATGCGACTCCACGTACCAGGGCTGCTCACCCTTCAGCGCGGAGGCACAGGTGGCGAGGCGGCTGAGCAGCCTCGGCCACTCGGGCTGGGCGGCGACGGCGGCGCTCATCGGCTCGAACCAGCGCTCCAGGCCGCCGTGCAGGGCGTTGTACTCGACGGGCTGCCAGTGCGCGCGGTGCGGCACCGATGTGACGGTGTCTCCGTCCACGACGAAGCACGAGTGGCGCCGCGAGCGATAGCGGCCACCGTCGCGCAGGTAGCCATCGGCGGGAAGGTCATTCCAGGTGGGCCGCCAGAGGTCCAGCGTGGGGGCGGGGATGCCCACCAGCTCGGACAGGCCCGCGCGGTCCAGGACCGCATAACCCCTGTCACGCAGGGCGGGAAGGACAGCGGAGGGAGCGGATACAGGCGGAGAGAAGCTCATGGTCGCGCAGGCGTCGTGAAACCGAGACATCGTCCTTCCGGACACCGCCGTCAACACCACTTCCATGCCTTGCTCGTCGGTGCTCCAACCGACAAGCCCGCCTCCCGGGCAGCCGGACGCGTCACGCCGTGCTCGCCAGCTCATCGAAGGCCCGGAGGAAGCGCTGCTCGAGCACCTCCAGGAAGGCGCGCACCTTGGGGGACAGGTTTCGCGCGCTGGGATAGAGGGCGTGCCACTCCACGGGCGGCGGCGCGTAGGCGTCCAGCACCGAGCGCAGCTTCCCGGCGAGCACCGCCGGACGCGCGAAGGACTCCGGCAGGCGGGTGATGCCGTGCCCCGCCACCGCGAGGTCTCGCAGGAGCACGAAGCTGTTGACTCGCATCCGCTCCTTCACGCGGATGGCCACCTTGCGGCGGCCCTGGGCGAAGTCCCACTGCGCGGGCTGATGCTTCGTGCTCATGACCAGGCAGTCGTGGGACGCGAGGTCCTCGGGGCGCCGGAGGCGGCCCTTGCGGCGGAGGTACGAGGGGCTCGCGTACAGCTTCAAGCCTCCGGACATCGTGAAGCGGAGCGACTTGAGGGACGAGTCCGGGAGCGGCCCGGGACGCAGCGCGAGGTCGAAGCCCTCGTTGACCAGGTCGACGTAGCGGTCCGTCAGCTCCACGTCGACGTGCACCTCCGGATAGCGCTCGAGGTACTCGGAGAGGATGCCGCGCAGCAGGAGCTGGCCGGGCTCGAACAGCATCGCGATGCGCAGCCGTCCGGAGGGACGGGCGCGGGTGTCGAGCACGTGCTGTCCCGCTTCGTGGAGCTGCGAGAGCGCGGGCTGGGCCTGGGCGTAGAAGGCGGTCCCCACCTCGGTCAGCTTCAACGTCCGCGTCGTGCGCTCCAGCAGCCTCGCGCCCAGCGAGTCCTCCAGCTGCGCCACCTTCAGGCTCACCGTGGACTTGGACATGCCGAGCACCTTCGCCGCCGCGCGGAAGCTGCGGGAGTCCACCACCTGCACGAAGACGGCGATGAGGTCCAAGGCTCGAAGGTCCATTGTCCCTGAGATTAGGACAGAGCTTCCTGGAATGGTGGATTGTCCGAGGGCCTTGCGACTCGCATGTTGTGGGCCACACACGCCACACGAGGAGTCGACATGGAGCCCACGCAAGGGTTTGACGAAGCCGGTGTCCTGGCCGCGGTGGAGCGCGTCCGCGATGCGCTGAAGGACATGGATGCGCGGCGCCTGGCCGCATGCTTCGCGGAGGACGCGGACTTCAATGCGCCGCCGGGGACGTGGCTGCGCGGACGCAAGGCCATCGAGGAGACGCATGAGGTCATCTTCTCGCCCACGCCCCAGCCGGGACGCGTGAGCTTCGCCCAGGCGAAGTCCACGACGCGCATCCTGGGCGTCCGCTTCCTGCGCCCCGATGTGGCGGTGGTGGATTGGGAGTGGACCCAGACCGGCGCGACGTTCGACGGACAGCCCTGGCCGGACCGGCGCGGCATGTTGTCCATGGTGTGGACGCGCGACGAGGACGCCGAGTGGCGGGTGCGCGTCTGGCGGAACAAGGACTACGCGCAGCTCGTGGGGGCGCCCAAGTAGCGCTCCAGCGTCTCATCGACGGCGCGGCGCCAATCCAACGCGAGCGCCTCGTAGGTGCCGAGGACCCGCTCATCTC
This window contains:
- a CDS encoding MG2 domain-containing protein; this encodes MTLPVPRLLGVLAALGLAAPSLLPLPGLAAPRPLPSPQADRPNTFITTDKPLYRPGDQVLMRALYLSGISRKPYTDMAGGYAEIRGPLGEVVWQGYMTTRESVWGLAWRIPQEQSGGEYTLRVTSAFHVMPIVERKFDVRAYRAPRLKSQIEFLRDGYGPGDTVSATLDVKRAEGGVPEGAKVSANALVDGATVAQVSCVVDAQGLCPVRFTLPARIERGEGTLAFTIQDGGVVETAAKTIPILLQTLDLAFYPEGGDLVAGVPSRVYFEARTPAQKPADLTGTVIDVETGMPVLAVRSEHEGRGRFALTPRAGARYALRITAPAGIRKTFPLPEVKSEGAVLRSMQDVVPMGQHVKLALGTTNLSRVTVTLSQRDVRIASAVVDPREYHSVILDPGDADGVLIATAWDSDGRPLAERLVFRQPTKDLEVSLTTNRDRTVPGAKVELTAKTTRDGKPVSALVMLSVTDDAMLQLKEKREQAPELPVMVLLEPEVKELADAQLYLDKKNPKSSLAVDLLLGTQGWRRFAFAKPTEFLARGGDVVDRILLMSTTPLPPLPAPALPVDAIAGRQAAPAQAQPPADQPMLQEERKELEDGASLAFNAPMPMVRAPRPPAAVAKKAAMEPAFAPIEEARARADVVAPMGAEAPIARVSTPMVREYAHLARPRRKPQDRVDFAETLYWNAGVRTDARTGEVRVSFATSDSVTTFKAFAGAVGADGALGSAVKELESVQPFYAEPKLPLEVTSGDVVQLPVALVNGTDATLTDAQVRAEVQGDVKFTGGGAMSLHARERGRQLLSLSIGQESRPVEVKLIASASNYSDTVTRTLAIKPLGFPAKTSFGGMVSPQRPAVHTVVLPEQVVPGSIRASIVVYPSPLANMTEGLARLIQEPGGCFEQTSSTTYPMTMAQQYFLSHGGVSPDLVSSAREKLDRGHDRLVSFETKERGYEWFGEAPGHEALTAFGLLHFTDMKQVRTVNEAMMERTRGWLMGQRDGKGGFNRKRRALHVWLEDADTSNAYIVWALLESAASRAEVARELAKEIASVKKSADTSSNSYVVALAANVLSLAGDGEGARALMSRLAKLQNSRGEVEGGTQSIVGSSGDTLRIETTALAALAWLREPEQYMSHVVRTLKYLAESNDGGRYGATQSTVLALRVINTYDQAHGKKLPPGQVYLYVEGRPVGEPVRFDGSTREALKLADVSGLLGPGGRKVELRMEGGEALSYSMEVTYTAVLPRSSQDTPVALEVAMAKRELVEGEPTEARVMVANRTGQHLPTAVAIFGVPGGMDVRHDQLKELVKRKVVDAYEVLGRDVVLYWRGLEPRKRIDVPLSLVATVPGTYTGPASRAYLYYTDEHKVWSEGVKVSISPKS
- a CDS encoding 2OG-Fe dioxygenase family protein, with translation MSFSPPVSAPSAVLPALRDRGYAVLDRAGLSELVGIPAPTLDLWRPTWNDLPADGYLRDGGRYRSRRHSCFVVDGDTVTSVPHRAHWQPVEYNALHGGLERWFEPMSAAVAAQPEWPRLLSRLATCASALKGEQPWYVESHQFRIDTTDGIGRPTPEGAHRDGVDLVAVLLIGRQGIKGGETRVFEADGPNGIRFTLTEPWSALLLDDERVIHESTPIQPLEGTGHRDTLVLTFRAKRFQGP
- a CDS encoding LysR family transcriptional regulator, which produces MDLRALDLIAVFVQVVDSRSFRAAAKVLGMSKSTVSLKVAQLEDSLGARLLERTTRTLKLTEVGTAFYAQAQPALSQLHEAGQHVLDTRARPSGRLRIAMLFEPGQLLLRGILSEYLERYPEVHVDVELTDRYVDLVNEGFDLALRPGPLPDSSLKSLRFTMSGGLKLYASPSYLRRKGRLRRPEDLASHDCLVMSTKHQPAQWDFAQGRRKVAIRVKERMRVNSFVLLRDLAVAGHGITRLPESFARPAVLAGKLRSVLDAYAPPPVEWHALYPSARNLSPKVRAFLEVLEQRFLRAFDELASTA
- a CDS encoding SgcJ/EcaC family oxidoreductase; its protein translation is MEPTQGFDEAGVLAAVERVRDALKDMDARRLAACFAEDADFNAPPGTWLRGRKAIEETHEVIFSPTPQPGRVSFAQAKSTTRILGVRFLRPDVAVVDWEWTQTGATFDGQPWPDRRGMLSMVWTRDEDAEWRVRVWRNKDYAQLVGAPK